The Aquidulcibacter paucihalophilus genome has a window encoding:
- the nuoF gene encoding NADH-quinone oxidoreductase subunit NuoF, which produces MVGILEDKDRIFTNLYGFHDWTLEGAKSRGAWNATKDMLDLGRDWIITNVKNSGLRGRGGAGFSTGLKWSFMPKEVKDRPHYLVVNADESEPGTCKDREIMRHDPQLLIEGCLIASFAMQAHACYIYLRGEYVLERERMEAAVKQAYEARLIGKNNVHGWDFDVYIHHGAGAYICGEETALLESLEGKKGQPRLKPPFPAGAGLYGCPTTVNNVESIAVVGTILRRGAEWFAGFGRPNNTGTKIMSISGHVNRPCNVEEAMSIPLRQLLEDHCGGVRGGWDNLKAIIPGGSSVPLITREMSEVALMDFDSLREMRSGLGTAAVIVMDQSTDLVRAIARISYFYKHESCGQCTPCREGTGWMWRVLERMAVGEADPSEIDLLLEVSTQIEGHTICALGDAAAWPVQGLIRHFRHEIEERISSYRSRRANFAGHAIAAE; this is translated from the coding sequence ATGGTCGGCATCCTCGAAGACAAGGACCGCATCTTCACCAACCTGTACGGCTTCCATGACTGGACGCTGGAGGGGGCGAAGTCGCGCGGCGCGTGGAACGCGACCAAGGACATGCTCGATCTGGGGCGTGACTGGATCATCACCAACGTCAAGAACTCGGGCCTGCGTGGACGCGGCGGTGCCGGCTTCTCGACCGGGCTGAAGTGGTCCTTCATGCCGAAAGAGGTGAAGGATCGGCCGCACTATCTGGTCGTCAACGCCGACGAGTCCGAACCCGGGACCTGCAAGGACCGGGAGATCATGCGCCATGATCCGCAGCTGCTGATCGAAGGCTGTCTGATCGCCAGCTTCGCGATGCAGGCGCACGCCTGCTACATCTATCTGCGCGGCGAATATGTGCTGGAACGCGAGCGCATGGAGGCGGCGGTCAAGCAGGCCTATGAGGCCAGGCTGATCGGCAAGAACAACGTCCATGGCTGGGATTTCGACGTCTACATCCACCACGGCGCCGGTGCCTACATCTGCGGCGAGGAGACGGCTCTGCTGGAGTCGCTGGAGGGCAAGAAGGGCCAGCCGCGACTGAAGCCGCCGTTCCCGGCCGGCGCGGGCCTGTATGGCTGCCCGACCACGGTGAACAACGTCGAGTCGATCGCGGTGGTGGGCACCATCCTGCGCCGCGGGGCAGAGTGGTTCGCGGGCTTCGGCCGACCGAACAACACCGGCACCAAGATCATGTCGATCAGCGGCCACGTGAACCGGCCGTGCAATGTCGAAGAGGCGATGTCGATCCCGCTGCGTCAGCTGCTGGAAGACCATTGCGGCGGCGTGCGGGGCGGCTGGGACAATCTGAAGGCCATCATCCCGGGCGGCTCGTCGGTGCCGTTGATCACGCGTGAAATGTCCGAAGTCGCGCTGATGGATTTCGACTCCTTGCGCGAAATGCGCTCGGGCCTCGGCACGGCGGCAGTGATCGTCATGGACCAGTCGACCGACCTGGTCCGCGCCATCGCCCGCATCAGCTATTTCTACAAGCATGAGAGCTGCGGCCAGTGCACGCCCTGCCGCGAGGGCACGGGCTGGATGTGGCGCGTTCTGGAACGGATGGCCGTCGGTGAAGCCGACCCGTCCGAGATCGACCTGCTGCTGGAAGTCTCGACCCAGATCGAGGGTCACACCATCTGCGCGCTCGGCGACGCCGCCGCCTGGCCGGTGCAGGGCCTGATCCGCCACTTCCGTCACGAGATCGAGGAGCGCATCTCCTCCTACCGCAGCCGCCGCGCGAATTTCGCCGGCCATGCGATCGCGGCGGAGTAG
- the nuoK gene encoding NADH-quinone oxidoreductase subunit NuoK, whose amino-acid sequence MEITLQHYLAVAAILFTIGVFGIFVNRKNVIIILMSIELILLAVNINFVAFSAYLNDVQGQIMAMFVLTVAAAEAAVGLAILVTFFRNRGDIAVDDASVMKG is encoded by the coding sequence ATGGAAATCACCCTGCAGCACTATCTGGCGGTGGCCGCCATCCTCTTCACCATCGGTGTCTTCGGCATCTTCGTGAACCGCAAGAACGTCATCATCATCCTGATGTCGATCGAGCTGATCCTGCTGGCCGTGAACATCAATTTCGTCGCCTTCTCGGCCTACCTCAACGACGTGCAGGGGCAGATCATGGCCATGTTCGTCCTGACCGTGGCCGCGGCCGAGGCCGCCGTCGGCCTGGCCATTCTGGTGACCTTCTTCCGCAACCGCGGCGACATCGCGGTTGACGACGCCTCCGTGATGAAGGGCTGA
- the nuoL gene encoding NADH-quinone oxidoreductase subunit L: MDLVLLVTLGVFAPLLGAAIVGLSGRRLGDLVSKSITTGLLFFSCAVAWIVFSQWTWGGLEAFTVELFPFINVGDFQSVWSIRIDALSAVMLVVVTSVSSLVHLYSWGYMAEDPDKPRFFAYLSLFTFAMLALVTAADFMQLFFGWEGVGLASYLLIGFWYKKSTASAAAIKAFVVNRVGDFGFALGILTVFWMFGTIQFAELFPMIAAKAGTGWVFLGHNWSALDLAGALLFVGAMGKSAQFFLHTWLPDAMEGPTPVSALIHAATMVTAGVYMVCLLSPIYEYAPVASAIIALTGAVTALFAATVGLAQNDIKRVIAYSTCSQLGYMFFAAGVGAYQAAMFHLFTHAFFKALLFLGAGSVIHGMHHEQDMRKMGGLWKLLPVTYAVMTIGTIAITGLGIPGVGGLAGFYSKDSIIESAFASFTSGHSAMGLFAFFVGILAAGLTAYYSWRLVFMTFHNTPVWKDAHHDDHAHDDHASHAQLETHAEPIADDHAHDDHAHHGPLKPHESPLVMLVPLLLLSVGAIAAGFVFAPWFIGDHEHGFWRGAIFVAETNHVLHESHSVPTWVKWSPLILTLIGTFAAFWLYVMKEGMARRMADRGGVVHAFLYNKWYFDELYDVVFVKGARAVGDLFWKVGDVKIIDGGGPNGMAWLSRKFAGGLARFQSGYVYFYAFVMLLGLAGFLAFAIYTWGA; the protein is encoded by the coding sequence GTGGATCTCGTTCTTCTCGTCACCCTCGGCGTCTTCGCTCCGCTGCTCGGCGCGGCCATCGTCGGCCTGAGCGGCCGGCGGCTTGGCGACCTGGTGTCCAAATCGATCACCACGGGCCTGTTGTTCTTCTCGTGCGCCGTGGCCTGGATCGTGTTCAGCCAATGGACCTGGGGCGGGCTTGAGGCCTTCACGGTCGAGCTGTTCCCCTTCATCAACGTCGGCGATTTCCAGTCGGTCTGGTCAATCCGCATCGACGCCCTTTCGGCGGTCATGCTGGTCGTGGTCACCAGCGTGTCCTCGCTCGTCCACCTCTATTCTTGGGGGTATATGGCCGAGGATCCCGACAAGCCGCGGTTCTTCGCCTACCTCTCCCTGTTCACCTTCGCCATGCTGGCGCTGGTCACCGCCGCCGACTTCATGCAGCTGTTCTTCGGCTGGGAAGGGGTGGGGCTGGCGTCCTATCTGCTGATCGGCTTCTGGTACAAGAAGTCGACCGCCAGCGCCGCCGCCATCAAGGCCTTCGTGGTCAACCGGGTCGGCGACTTCGGCTTCGCCCTGGGCATCCTGACCGTGTTCTGGATGTTCGGCACGATCCAGTTCGCCGAACTGTTCCCGATGATCGCCGCCAAGGCCGGAACGGGCTGGGTCTTCCTCGGCCATAACTGGTCAGCGCTCGACCTCGCGGGTGCCCTGCTGTTCGTCGGTGCCATGGGCAAGTCGGCCCAGTTCTTCCTGCACACCTGGCTGCCCGACGCCATGGAGGGCCCGACCCCGGTGTCGGCCCTGATCCACGCAGCCACCATGGTCACCGCGGGCGTCTACATGGTCTGCCTGCTGTCGCCGATCTATGAGTACGCCCCGGTCGCCTCGGCCATCATCGCCCTGACCGGCGCGGTCACCGCCCTGTTCGCGGCGACGGTCGGTCTGGCCCAGAACGACATCAAGCGGGTCATCGCCTATTCGACCTGTTCGCAGCTCGGCTACATGTTCTTCGCGGCGGGCGTCGGCGCCTATCAGGCGGCCATGTTCCACCTGTTCACCCACGCCTTCTTCAAGGCCCTGCTGTTCCTCGGTGCCGGCTCAGTGATCCACGGCATGCATCACGAGCAGGACATGCGGAAGATGGGCGGGCTGTGGAAGCTGCTGCCGGTCACCTATGCGGTGATGACCATCGGCACCATCGCCATCACCGGCCTGGGCATTCCCGGCGTCGGCGGTCTGGCGGGCTTCTATTCCAAGGACTCCATCATCGAGAGCGCCTTCGCCTCGTTCACCAGCGGCCATTCGGCCATGGGCCTGTTCGCCTTCTTCGTCGGCATTCTCGCGGCCGGCCTGACCGCCTACTACTCCTGGCGTCTGGTGTTCATGACCTTCCACAACACGCCGGTGTGGAAGGACGCGCATCACGATGATCACGCCCACGACGACCACGCCTCGCACGCCCAGCTGGAAACCCATGCCGAGCCGATCGCGGACGATCATGCGCATGACGACCACGCCCACCACGGCCCGCTGAAGCCGCATGAGAGCCCGCTTGTGATGCTGGTTCCGCTGCTGCTGCTCTCGGTCGGTGCCATTGCCGCCGGCTTCGTCTTCGCGCCCTGGTTCATCGGGGATCACGAGCATGGCTTCTGGCGCGGCGCGATCTTCGTGGCCGAGACCAACCACGTCCTGCACGAGAGCCACTCCGTGCCGACCTGGGTGAAGTGGTCGCCGCTGATCCTGACGCTGATCGGGACGTTCGCCGCCTTCTGGCTCTATGTGATGAAGGAAGGCATGGCGCGCCGCATGGCCGACCGGGGCGGCGTCGTGCACGCCTTCCTCTACAACAAATGGTATTTCGACGAGCTGTATGACGTCGTGTTCGTGAAGGGCGCGCGGGCGGTCGGTGACCTGTTCTGGAAGGTCGGCGACGTGAAGATCATCGACGGGGGCGGGCCCAACGGCATGGCCTGGCTGTCGCGGAAATTCGCGGGCGGTCTCGCCCGGTTCCAGTCCGGCTATGTCTATTTCTACGCCTTCGTGATGTTGCTCGGTCTCGCCGGCTTCCTCGCCTTCGCCATCTATACGTGGGGAGCCTGA
- the nuoI gene encoding NADH-quinone oxidoreductase subunit NuoI, protein MFNRIVQAAKGALLIDAVGAIGLSLKYMARPKATVNYPFERNPQSPRFRGEHALRRYANGEERCIACKLCEAICPAQAITIEAEPRADGSRRTTRYDIDMVKCIYCGLCAEACPVDAIVEGPNSEFTVETREELLYDKDRLLANGDRWERLIAKNLELDAPYR, encoded by the coding sequence ATGTTCAACCGTATCGTCCAGGCCGCGAAGGGCGCGCTTCTGATCGACGCCGTCGGCGCGATCGGCCTGTCGCTGAAATACATGGCCCGTCCCAAGGCCACGGTGAACTATCCGTTCGAGCGCAATCCGCAGTCGCCGCGCTTCCGCGGGGAGCACGCCCTGCGTCGCTATGCGAACGGCGAGGAACGCTGCATCGCCTGCAAGCTGTGCGAGGCGATCTGCCCCGCCCAGGCCATCACCATCGAGGCCGAACCGCGCGCCGACGGCAGCCGCCGCACGACCCGCTACGACATCGACATGGTCAAATGCATCTACTGCGGACTGTGCGCCGAGGCCTGCCCGGTGGACGCCATCGTCGAAGGCCCGAACTCGGAGTTCACGGTCGAGACGCGGGAAGAGCTGCTCTACGACAAGGACCGGCTGCTCGCCAACGGCGACCGCTGGGAACGACTGATCGCGAAGAATCTGGAACTCGACGCGCCTTACCGTTAA
- a CDS encoding NADH-quinone oxidoreductase subunit D, which translates to MADGHAPTTPIGATDIFDDGLTDHARALDDRKFTINFGPQHPAAHGVLRLVLELDGELVTRVDPHIGLLHRGTEKLMEARTYLQNVPYLDRLDYVAPMNQEHAFCLAIEKLLGVDVPYRAQLIRVLYSEIGRILSHLLNVTTQAMDVGALTPPLWGFEEREKLMVFYERASGARLHANYFRPGGVHQDLPNDLVDDIGRWCREFPAALKDIESLVTENRIFKQRNVDIGVVSKQQALDWGFTGVMLRGSDIPWDLRKSQPYECYADLEFDIAVGKNGDCWDRYLCRIEEMKQSVHIMEQCIHKLRNCPGEPVMTVNNKIVPPRRGEMKRSMEALIHHFKLYTEGFRTPEGEVYASVEAPKGEFGIYLVSDGTNKPYRVKISAPGFRSLQAMDWMNRGHMLADVSAILGSLDIVFGEVDR; encoded by the coding sequence ATGGCTGACGGCCACGCCCCCACCACGCCGATCGGCGCGACCGACATCTTCGATGACGGCCTGACCGACCACGCCCGCGCGCTGGACGACCGCAAATTCACGATCAATTTCGGCCCGCAACACCCGGCTGCGCACGGTGTGCTGCGTCTGGTGCTGGAGCTGGACGGCGAGCTGGTCACGCGCGTCGACCCGCACATCGGCCTGCTGCACCGCGGCACCGAAAAGCTGATGGAGGCCCGCACCTACCTCCAGAACGTGCCCTATCTCGACCGCCTCGACTATGTCGCGCCTATGAACCAGGAGCACGCCTTCTGCCTGGCCATCGAAAAGCTGCTGGGCGTGGATGTGCCGTACCGGGCCCAGCTGATCCGGGTGTTGTACTCCGAGATCGGCCGCATCCTCTCGCACCTGCTGAACGTGACCACCCAGGCCATGGACGTGGGTGCCCTGACGCCGCCGCTGTGGGGCTTCGAGGAACGCGAGAAGCTGATGGTGTTCTACGAGCGCGCCTCGGGCGCCCGTCTGCACGCCAACTATTTCCGGCCCGGCGGCGTCCACCAGGATCTGCCCAACGACCTGGTCGACGACATCGGCCGCTGGTGCCGCGAGTTTCCCGCGGCGCTGAAGGACATCGAGTCCCTCGTCACCGAGAACCGCATCTTCAAGCAGCGCAACGTCGACATCGGCGTGGTGTCGAAGCAGCAGGCGCTGGACTGGGGCTTCACCGGGGTGATGCTGCGCGGTTCTGACATCCCGTGGGACCTGCGCAAGTCGCAGCCCTACGAATGCTACGCCGACCTCGAGTTCGACATCGCCGTCGGCAAGAACGGCGACTGCTGGGACCGTTATCTCTGCCGCATCGAGGAGATGAAGCAGTCGGTGCACATCATGGAGCAGTGCATCCACAAACTGCGCAACTGCCCCGGCGAGCCGGTGATGACCGTGAACAACAAGATCGTCCCGCCGCGGCGCGGTGAGATGAAGCGGTCGATGGAAGCGCTGATCCACCACTTCAAACTCTACACCGAGGGCTTCCGCACGCCCGAGGGCGAGGTCTATGCCTCGGTCGAGGCGCCCAAGGGCGAGTTCGGCATCTATCTGGTCTCGGACGGCACCAACAAACCCTATCGCGTCAAGATCTCGGCCCCGGGCTTCCGCTCGCTGCAGGCCATGGACTGGATGAACCGCGGCCACATGCTGGCGGACGTCTCGGCCATCCTGGGCTCGCTCGACATCGTTTTCGGAGAAGTAGACCGATGA
- a CDS encoding NADH-quinone oxidoreductase subunit J, whose product MLQGIAFYLLATVAVLGGLMVVTAKNPVHSVLWLILAFFSSAGLFVLLGAEFLAMLLVVVYVGAVAVLFLFVVMMLDVDFVRLREGYARYLPLAAIVAGILLAEMIMISLAVVSGGAAADAAGPVAATPDMTNVEAIGRVLYTDYVYIFQAAGIVLLIAMIGAIVLTLRHKPNIKRQNVARQVGRDAKTAMEVKSVTTGAGVTPEDLV is encoded by the coding sequence ATGTTGCAAGGCATTGCCTTCTATCTGCTGGCCACGGTGGCCGTGCTGGGCGGCCTCATGGTCGTCACGGCGAAGAACCCCGTGCACAGCGTGCTGTGGCTGATCCTGGCCTTCTTCTCGTCGGCGGGACTCTTCGTCCTGCTCGGCGCGGAGTTCCTGGCGATGCTGCTGGTGGTCGTCTACGTCGGCGCCGTCGCGGTGCTGTTCCTGTTCGTCGTCATGATGCTGGACGTTGACTTCGTGCGGCTGCGTGAGGGCTATGCCCGCTATCTGCCGCTGGCGGCCATCGTCGCGGGGATACTGCTGGCCGAGATGATCATGATCTCGCTGGCCGTGGTCAGCGGCGGTGCCGCCGCCGATGCGGCCGGGCCGGTCGCGGCCACGCCGGACATGACCAATGTCGAGGCTATCGGGCGTGTTCTGTACACGGACTATGTCTACATCTTCCAGGCGGCGGGGATCGTGCTGCTGATCGCCATGATCGGCGCCATCGTCCTGACCCTGCGCCACAAGCCCAACATCAAGCGCCAGAACGTCGCCCGCCAGGTCGGCCGTGACGCGAAGACGGCCATGGAGGTCAAGTCCGTGACCACCGGCGCCGGCGTGACTCCCGAGGATCTGGTCTGA
- the nuoH gene encoding NADH-quinone oxidoreductase subunit NuoH, which translates to MDFWTTPLGWTLATAGGILLVTVGILISLAFLLLADRKIWAGVQMRKGPNVVGPFGLLQSFADFFKFVLKEIIVPAGADKVVFLLAPLLTFILAFIAWAAIPFAPGWVISDLNVGILYIFAISSLGVYGIIMGGWASNSKYPFLGSLRSAAQMVSYEVSIGLVIINVILLAGSMNLTSIVTQQQGMFWNWFAFGGGAGTWPTIAVMFPMAIIFFVSALAETNRPPFDLPEAESELVAGYQVEYSSTPYLLFMIGEYANIVFMCAMITLLFFGGWNPGVPQDWLDMLPGWLEQAIYLVTFLGKTVFWFCMIALVKAFVPRYRYDQLMRLGWKIFLPTSLVCVVVVAAWRVFAVGS; encoded by the coding sequence ATGGACTTCTGGACCACTCCTCTCGGCTGGACCCTCGCCACGGCGGGCGGCATCCTGCTCGTCACCGTCGGCATCCTGATCTCGCTGGCCTTCCTGCTGCTGGCCGACCGGAAGATCTGGGCCGGCGTGCAGATGCGCAAAGGGCCAAACGTCGTCGGGCCGTTCGGCCTGCTGCAGTCGTTCGCCGACTTCTTCAAATTCGTCCTGAAGGAAATCATCGTGCCGGCCGGTGCCGACAAGGTGGTCTTCCTGCTGGCACCGCTGCTTACCTTCATCCTGGCCTTCATCGCCTGGGCGGCCATTCCGTTCGCGCCGGGCTGGGTGATCTCCGACCTGAATGTCGGCATCCTGTACATCTTCGCGATCAGCTCGCTGGGCGTGTACGGCATCATCATGGGCGGCTGGGCTTCGAACTCGAAGTATCCGTTCCTCGGCTCGCTGCGGTCCGCGGCGCAGATGGTGTCCTATGAGGTCTCCATCGGTCTGGTGATCATCAACGTCATCCTGCTGGCCGGGTCGATGAACCTGACCTCGATCGTCACGCAGCAGCAGGGCATGTTCTGGAACTGGTTCGCCTTCGGCGGCGGGGCCGGGACCTGGCCGACCATCGCGGTGATGTTCCCGATGGCGATCATCTTCTTCGTCTCGGCCCTGGCCGAGACCAACCGTCCGCCGTTCGACCTGCCCGAGGCGGAGTCCGAGCTCGTGGCCGGCTACCAGGTTGAATACAGCTCGACCCCGTACCTGCTGTTCATGATCGGCGAATACGCCAACATCGTCTTCATGTGCGCCATGATCACCCTGCTGTTCTTCGGCGGGTGGAATCCGGGCGTGCCGCAGGACTGGCTGGACATGCTGCCGGGCTGGCTGGAGCAGGCGATCTATCTGGTCACCTTCCTCGGCAAGACCGTGTTCTGGTTCTGCATGATCGCCCTGGTGAAGGCCTTTGTGCCCCGCTACCGCTATGACCAGCTGATGCGCCTGGGCTGGAAGATCTTCCTGCCGACCTCGCTGGTCTGCGTCGTTGTGGTCGCCGCCTGGCGCGTGTTCGCGGTGGGCTCATGA
- the nuoE gene encoding NADH-quinone oxidoreductase subunit NuoE, with protein sequence MSVRRLAKVQPASFAFSKATKTKCDWWIAKYPDDRRQSAVIPILWLVQKQEGWVSEPAIRAIAELLGMPWIRVLEVATFYTMFMLEPVGSAALIQVCGTTPCMLRGAGELMAVCKSKIGPKDVLSADGRFTWQEVECLGACANAPMAQINDYYFEDLTADSMAQIIDDFAAGKKPKPGSRVGRTSSEPEGGALTLTDPKLYDGSASRKIKKLPNSDPVTA encoded by the coding sequence ATGAGCGTTCGTCGTCTCGCCAAGGTCCAACCTGCCTCGTTCGCCTTCTCCAAGGCGACGAAGACCAAATGCGACTGGTGGATTGCCAAATACCCGGACGACCGCCGTCAGTCGGCTGTAATCCCGATCCTGTGGCTGGTGCAGAAGCAGGAAGGCTGGGTTTCCGAGCCCGCCATCCGCGCGATCGCCGAGCTGCTGGGCATGCCCTGGATCCGGGTGCTCGAGGTCGCGACCTTCTACACCATGTTCATGCTCGAGCCGGTCGGCTCGGCCGCCCTGATCCAGGTCTGCGGCACCACGCCCTGCATGCTGCGCGGCGCGGGCGAGCTGATGGCGGTCTGCAAGTCGAAGATCGGTCCCAAGGACGTGCTGAGCGCCGACGGCCGCTTCACCTGGCAGGAAGTCGAGTGCCTGGGCGCCTGCGCCAATGCGCCGATGGCCCAGATCAACGACTATTATTTCGAGGACCTGACCGCCGACAGCATGGCGCAGATCATCGACGACTTCGCCGCCGGCAAGAAGCCCAAGCCGGGCAGCCGCGTCGGCCGCACCAGCTCGGAACCGGAGGGCGGGGCCCTGACCCTGACCGATCCGAAGCTTTATGACGGCTCGGCATCCAGGAAGATCAAGAAGCTGCCGAACTCCGATCCGGTGACCGCATGA
- the nuoG gene encoding NADH-quinone oxidoreductase subunit NuoG — protein sequence MPIAKVNGVEVEFEPGMTVLQVAERAGQEIPRFCYHERLSIAGNCRMCLVEVKPGPPKPQASCALPAAEGQEIFTDTPMVRKAREGVMEFLLINHPLDCPICDQGGECDLQDQAMGYGRDGSRYAENKRAVEEKNMGPTIKTFMTRCIQCTRCVRFVTEVAGVPDIGMISRGEDAEITTYLEKAVDSELSGNVNDLCPVGALTHRPWQYHYRPWELKKTETIDVMDALGSNIRADAKGAEVMRILPRVNEGINEEWLSDISRYAVDGLQRQRLDKPYVRENGKLRAASWDEALGLVAAKLNAAAADRIGLIAGDLQDAESMKAALDLFRALGSANTDCRQDGSALGHGPREGWLFNSGLAGVENADAVLIVGANPRTEAPLLNARLRKAWLNGKMEIGLIGEQANLTFDYNWLGAGSKTLAKLPKAAMDFLTRAERPAIIVGAGAVSGADGAAVLNALGALAKKVGVVADGWNGFNVLHSAASRVAGLDMGLVPGEGGKSAAEMAAKGALDVLFLLGADEIDLSKSKAFRVYLGSHGDRGAHGADVILPGAAYTEKSGLYVNTEGRVQLAERVVFPKGQAKEDWAILRALSAMVGQTLPYDTLDALRSKLMADQPTFGRIDYLPAPASFDVASLGKKGDLGDTAFLSAVRDPYLNNPITRASVTMAELSALRIAPVAMAAE from the coding sequence ATGCCTATCGCCAAAGTCAACGGCGTCGAAGTCGAGTTCGAGCCCGGGATGACCGTGCTGCAGGTCGCCGAACGCGCCGGCCAGGAGATCCCGCGCTTCTGCTATCACGAGCGACTGTCGATCGCCGGCAACTGCCGCATGTGCCTGGTCGAGGTGAAGCCCGGACCGCCGAAGCCGCAGGCGTCGTGCGCCCTGCCGGCCGCCGAGGGCCAGGAGATCTTCACCGACACGCCGATGGTCAGGAAAGCGCGCGAAGGGGTGATGGAGTTCCTGCTCATCAACCACCCGCTGGACTGCCCGATCTGCGACCAGGGCGGCGAGTGCGACCTGCAGGACCAGGCCATGGGCTATGGCCGCGACGGTTCCCGCTATGCGGAGAACAAGCGCGCGGTCGAAGAAAAGAACATGGGTCCGACCATCAAGACCTTCATGACGCGGTGCATCCAGTGCACCCGCTGCGTGCGGTTCGTGACGGAAGTGGCGGGCGTGCCGGACATCGGCATGATCTCGCGCGGCGAGGACGCCGAGATCACGACCTATCTGGAGAAGGCGGTCGACAGCGAACTGTCGGGCAACGTCAACGACCTGTGCCCCGTCGGCGCCCTGACCCACCGGCCGTGGCAGTACCACTACCGCCCGTGGGAGTTGAAGAAGACCGAGACCATCGACGTCATGGACGCCCTGGGCTCGAACATCCGCGCCGACGCCAAGGGTGCCGAGGTGATGCGCATCCTGCCGCGCGTCAACGAGGGCATCAACGAGGAGTGGCTGTCGGATATCAGCCGCTACGCCGTTGACGGTCTGCAGCGCCAGCGGCTGGACAAGCCCTATGTGCGCGAGAACGGCAAGCTGCGCGCCGCGTCGTGGGACGAGGCCCTGGGTCTCGTGGCGGCGAAGCTCAACGCCGCAGCTGCGGACCGGATCGGCCTGATCGCGGGCGATCTGCAGGACGCGGAATCGATGAAGGCGGCGCTGGACCTGTTCCGCGCCCTGGGATCGGCCAACACTGACTGCCGTCAGGACGGCTCGGCGCTCGGCCATGGTCCGCGCGAAGGCTGGCTGTTCAACTCGGGTCTGGCCGGCGTCGAGAATGCCGACGCCGTGCTGATCGTGGGCGCCAATCCGCGCACCGAGGCACCGCTGCTGAACGCCCGCCTGCGCAAGGCGTGGCTGAACGGCAAGATGGAAATCGGCCTGATCGGCGAACAGGCCAACCTGACCTTTGACTACAACTGGCTCGGTGCCGGCTCGAAGACCCTCGCCAAGCTGCCCAAGGCGGCGATGGACTTCCTGACCAGGGCCGAGCGGCCGGCGATCATCGTCGGCGCGGGCGCGGTGTCGGGCGCGGACGGCGCGGCCGTTCTGAATGCGCTGGGCGCGCTGGCGAAAAAGGTCGGCGTGGTCGCGGATGGCTGGAACGGCTTCAACGTTCTGCACAGCGCAGCGTCGCGCGTCGCCGGCCTCGACATGGGCCTCGTCCCGGGCGAGGGCGGCAAGTCGGCGGCGGAGATGGCGGCCAAGGGCGCGCTGGACGTGCTGTTCCTGCTCGGTGCCGACGAGATCGATCTGTCGAAGTCGAAGGCCTTCCGCGTCTATCTGGGCAGCCACGGCGATCGCGGCGCGCACGGCGCGGACGTGATCCTGCCGGGTGCGGCCTATACCGAGAAGTCCGGCCTGTATGTGAACACTGAGGGCCGGGTGCAGTTGGCCGAACGCGTCGTCTTCCCCAAGGGGCAGGCGAAAGAGGACTGGGCCATCCTGCGCGCCCTGTCGGCGATGGTCGGCCAGACCCTGCCTTACGACACGCTCGACGCCCTGCGCTCGAAACTGATGGCGGATCAGCCGACCTTTGGTCGAATTGACTACCTGCCGGCACCCGCGTCGTTTGACGTGGCTTCGCTCGGCAAGAAGGGCGACCTCGGCGACACGGCCTTCCTTTCGGCTGTGCGCGACCCCTATCTGAACAACCCGATCACGCGCGCCAGCGTGACCATGGCCGAGCTGTCCGCCCTGCGGATCGCCCCGGTCGCGATGGCGGCGGAGTAA